A window of the Fusarium poae strain DAOMC 252244 chromosome 3, whole genome shotgun sequence genome harbors these coding sequences:
- a CDS encoding hypothetical protein (SECRETED:SignalP(1-22)), whose protein sequence is MRFFSFTLPALAAAAAVPKSCENPTKRVEWRQLDQSTRQQYIDAVLCLATIPSRLGLNSTLYNDFPHVHSHLDKQIHSVASFLPWHRYFVHVYEGALKKCGYEGVMPYWDWSLDSDNVPKSAIWDAKTGFGGNGSPNRTESINNGRDVRKCLDDGPFKDLHPEYLGTKRDPHCLSRNWNDGTSNIGNMFSDAYTPETVKKVQAVDNYDEYRYTLEGGPHGAIHSSIGGDMVPNTSPSDPLFFLHHTQIDRLWSLWQQEDPKVRLIEFAGDKTQDQFDGTKPPRASLDDTLLMMDLADDLKVKDMMTTENSLLCYHY, encoded by the exons ATGCGTTTCTTCTCGTTTACTCTTCCAGCCCTCGCTGCTGCGGCCGCCGTCCCCAAATCGTGCGAAAACCCAACAAAGCGTGTTGAATGGCGACAGCTCGATCAGTCCACCCGTCAACAATACATCGATGCAGTTCTGTGTCTTGCGACAATACCCTCGCGACTCGGCCTTAACTCGACTCTCTACAACGATTTCCCTCATGTTCACTCGCATCTTGACAAGCAGA TCCACTCCGTTGCTTCTTTCCTACCTTGGCATAGGTACTTTGTCCATGTATATGAGGGTGCATTGAAGAAATGTGGCTATGAAGGGGTCATGCC GTATTGGGATTGGTCCCTCGATAGCGACAATGTCCCCAAGTCTGCCATCTGGGATGCAAAGACTGGATTCGGTGGAAACGGTAGCCCAAACAGAACCGAGTCGATCAACAATGGAAGAGATGTTAGGAAGTGTCTTGATGACGGACCGTTCAAGGACCTCCATCCCGAGTATCTCGGCACTAAGAGGGATCCCCATTGCTTGTCTCGCAACTGGAACGACGGAACCAGCAACATCGGAAATATGTTCTCTGACGCTTACACCCCTGAGACTGTCAAGAAAGTCCAAGCCGTTGACAACTACGACGAATATCGTTATACTCTTGAGGGCGGTCCTCACGGTGCTATCCACAGCTCTATTGGTGGTGACATGGTTCCCAACACTTCGCCTAGTG ACCCCTTATTCTTCCTTCACCACACCCAGATCGATCGTCTGTGGTCACTTTGGCAGCAGGAGGATCCCAAGGTTCGCCTTATCGAGTTTGCGGGTGACAAGACCCAAGATCAATTCGATGGAACTAAGCCACCCCGCGCATCTCTTGATGACACCCTGCTTATGATGGATTTGGCCGATGATCTGAAGGTCAAGGACATGATGACCACTGAGAACTCATTACTCTGCTACCACTACTAG